The Methylobacterium sp. PvR107 genome contains a region encoding:
- a CDS encoding class I SAM-dependent methyltransferase encodes MYDQATQSELVRFARVDAGATVIDVYPGGGDWTRVLSDVVGPEGRVYSFVPAEVAHFKNDPVGLMRTLAKEPGRENVDAVSADLVALAEVTQPADVLWLHLFYHDLHTALIQGKGATADAFNRAVHDRLRPGGRYVVVDHAAAAGSGTSDTQSLHRIDPALVREEVKAAGFVLDAVSTLLANEEDPHSIKVFDPSIKGRTDRFAYRFMKP; translated from the coding sequence ATGTACGACCAAGCCACGCAATCCGAATTGGTCCGGTTCGCACGCGTCGACGCGGGCGCCACGGTCATCGACGTCTACCCGGGAGGCGGTGACTGGACCCGTGTCCTCTCGGACGTCGTCGGACCCGAAGGTCGGGTCTACAGCTTCGTGCCGGCCGAGGTCGCGCACTTCAAGAACGATCCTGTCGGCCTCATGCGGACGCTGGCGAAGGAGCCGGGCCGGGAAAACGTCGACGCCGTCTCCGCGGACCTCGTCGCGTTGGCGGAGGTCACGCAGCCCGCGGACGTCCTGTGGCTCCACCTGTTCTACCACGATCTCCACACCGCGCTGATCCAGGGCAAGGGCGCGACGGCGGACGCCTTCAATCGGGCCGTCCATGACCGGCTGAGGCCCGGCGGGCGCTACGTCGTCGTCGACCACGCCGCCGCCGCCGGGTCGGGCACGAGCGACACCCAATCCCTCCATCGGATCGATCCAGCGTTGGTCCGCGAGGAGGTCAAGGCGGCCGGCTTCGTGCTGGATGCCGTGAGCACCTTGCTTGCGAACGAGGAAGATCCGCACTCGATCAAGGTGTTCGATCCGTCGATCAAGGGTCGGACGGATCGTTTCGCCTACCGGTTCATGAAACCCTGA
- a CDS encoding SDR family NAD(P)-dependent oxidoreductase: MKRLEGKVAVITGGNSGIGLATAKRFVDEGAHVVITGRREKELQEAAASIRNNVTTVAGDVTRLEDLDRLYAVVKEKHGHIDVLFANAGWGEIAPLAAATEAHFDKTFDLNAKGTFFTVQKALPLFRDGGSIILTSSVANVRGDAAFTAYAAAKAAVRCFARGWTMELKDQRIRVNSMSPGPIETPALEKVGLTAEQVEQAVAHFASQVPLGRRGKPEEIAAAVLFLASDESSFVTGVDLAVDGGMAQV, encoded by the coding sequence ATGAAGAGGCTCGAAGGCAAGGTCGCGGTCATCACCGGCGGAAACAGCGGGATCGGATTGGCCACGGCCAAGCGCTTCGTCGACGAAGGCGCCCACGTCGTGATCACCGGGCGGCGAGAGAAGGAGTTACAGGAGGCGGCGGCCTCGATCCGGAACAACGTCACGACGGTCGCGGGCGACGTCACCCGGCTAGAGGACCTGGACCGGCTCTATGCGGTCGTGAAGGAGAAGCACGGTCACATCGACGTGCTCTTCGCGAACGCCGGCTGGGGTGAGATCGCACCGCTCGCAGCGGCCACCGAAGCTCACTTCGACAAAACCTTCGACCTGAACGCGAAGGGGACGTTCTTCACCGTGCAGAAGGCCCTTCCCCTGTTCAGGGACGGGGGCTCGATCATCCTGACCTCCTCGGTCGCGAACGTCAGAGGAGACGCGGCCTTCACGGCCTACGCCGCCGCCAAGGCAGCCGTGCGCTGCTTCGCCCGCGGCTGGACGATGGAGCTGAAGGATCAAAGGATCCGCGTGAATTCCATGAGCCCCGGCCCCATCGAAACTCCGGCCCTGGAAAAGGTGGGCCTCACCGCCGAGCAGGTGGAGCAGGCGGTCGCCCATTTCGCCTCGCAGGTTCCGCTCGGCCGCAGGGGCAAGCCTGAGGAGATCGCGGCCGCCGTCCTGTTCCTCGCCTCGGACGAAAGCTCCTTCGTCACCGGCGTGGATCTCGCCGTCGACGGCGGCATGGCCCAGGTCTGA
- a CDS encoding site-specific integrase, which yields MSDVSRHTYLAQRKGSANWYFKAKVPRDLVVAFGREQVWKTLGTSDLAEAKRRVRDEADAFDKQCRALRDRAATHGLDTIGTVALTSLSKAAIQEMVLAWFDTLNVEREHRHASTLPHDRDEALIILDQDESALTDPGDLGLDAAYQTAVRLLRANDVRLVRRQLDPIRAAGSRMPFVVARDDAASVQFRQLLALLRRGQLEDIHRSRARLTGDYQDRSFDPVFKAKVEPNGKTLAQAIAAFRAEPQRATLIAKSQQTYDVVFRLAGELFGTERPIREIGREDCKAFRATVQALPPNAAKRFPGRALVEVAGLNLPATDRLHATTVNHYVHGLSALMNYAHNEGWIVQNPGKGLAIKGVKKRHRRDPFNAAELTAIFQTPLYTGCQDDENGYAKLGLNRPRRGRFWIPLVGLYTGMRQGEIAQLRTEDVRLFQGVLCIFIAADSEDVDEADRKRVKTEAGERYVPVHPMLAQIGFAQHVEQMRKAGSERLFPDIVRGADGYFSPFSKWFSRFLADAGVKRDRNAFHSFRHTFRDAMREASVPPDVVTALGGWVRGGMEEHYGSGRITASVLQEHMQRIRYDGLDLSHLTYR from the coding sequence ATGAGCGACGTGAGCCGCCACACCTACCTCGCGCAGCGCAAGGGCAGCGCGAATTGGTACTTTAAGGCCAAGGTTCCCCGCGATCTCGTTGTCGCTTTCGGGCGAGAGCAGGTCTGGAAGACGCTCGGAACCTCCGACCTCGCGGAGGCCAAGAGACGAGTACGCGACGAGGCGGATGCCTTCGATAAGCAGTGCAGGGCGTTGCGTGACCGAGCGGCAACACATGGCCTGGACACCATCGGCACCGTGGCCCTCACGTCGCTGAGCAAGGCGGCCATCCAGGAGATGGTACTCGCGTGGTTCGACACCCTGAACGTGGAGCGCGAGCACCGGCACGCGAGTACGCTGCCACACGACCGGGACGAAGCTCTCATAATCTTGGACCAGGACGAGAGCGCTCTAACCGACCCCGGGGATCTCGGTCTCGACGCAGCATACCAAACCGCGGTCCGCCTGCTTCGGGCAAACGATGTACGCCTCGTGCGGCGCCAGCTCGATCCAATCCGCGCTGCCGGATCGCGGATGCCGTTCGTGGTGGCTCGCGATGATGCAGCGTCGGTCCAGTTCCGCCAGTTGCTGGCGCTGCTACGTCGGGGCCAGTTGGAAGACATCCACCGCAGCCGGGCACGCCTGACGGGCGACTACCAGGATCGGTCGTTCGATCCGGTGTTCAAGGCCAAGGTGGAGCCGAACGGCAAGACCCTCGCACAGGCTATCGCCGCCTTCCGCGCCGAGCCACAGCGGGCCACCCTCATCGCCAAGTCCCAACAGACATACGACGTAGTCTTCCGCCTCGCGGGTGAGCTGTTTGGCACCGAGCGGCCCATCCGCGAAATCGGCCGTGAGGACTGCAAGGCGTTCCGCGCGACCGTGCAGGCGCTGCCGCCGAACGCAGCCAAGCGTTTCCCGGGGCGGGCACTTGTGGAGGTCGCGGGGTTGAACCTGCCAGCCACAGATCGGCTGCACGCCACCACCGTCAACCACTACGTCCACGGCCTGTCGGCGCTGATGAACTACGCGCACAACGAGGGCTGGATCGTTCAGAACCCTGGCAAGGGCCTCGCGATCAAGGGCGTAAAAAAGCGCCATCGCCGCGACCCGTTCAACGCCGCGGAACTCACCGCCATCTTCCAGACGCCGCTCTACACGGGCTGCCAGGATGACGAGAACGGGTATGCGAAGCTGGGACTAAACCGGCCGCGGCGGGGGCGGTTCTGGATCCCGCTGGTAGGGCTCTACACCGGCATGCGACAGGGCGAGATCGCGCAGCTCCGCACGGAGGACGTGCGTCTGTTTCAGGGCGTCCTTTGCATCTTCATCGCGGCGGACAGTGAAGATGTTGACGAAGCCGATCGCAAGAGAGTGAAGACGGAAGCTGGCGAACGCTATGTGCCCGTTCACCCGATGCTGGCGCAGATCGGCTTCGCCCAGCACGTGGAGCAGATGCGTAAGGCGGGCTCCGAGCGGCTTTTTCCGGACATCGTACGCGGTGCTGATGGCTACTTCAGCCCGTTCTCGAAGTGGTTCTCGCGCTTCCTCGCGGATGCCGGGGTGAAGCGCGATCGCAACGCCTTCCACTCGTTTCGGCATACCTTCAGGGATGCGATGCGCGAGGCCAGCGTGCCGCCCGACGTGGTGACTGCCTTGGGCGGATGGGTCCGCGGTGGGATGGAGGAGCATTACGGGAGCGGGCGGATCACCGCATCCGTCCTACAAGAACACATGCAACGCATCCGGTATGACGGGCTCGACCTTTCTCACCTCACCTATCGCTGA
- a CDS encoding LysR family transcriptional regulator, whose protein sequence is MIDWDDVRYFLAVARAGSVRAAAHRLGVNHATVLRRVGQLEDRLGVQMFEKLPSGYRITSAGEEVLELADRMEATSNLLEGRVFGRDQSVRGLLRVTLAPPLSTHLLMPDLAEFARLHPDIEMDISSSGELANLTNREADVAIRVVYDRKSLPLNLHGLKGPGLFGGVYVSRDCIAAQRAGAPDPIRWIVISAHGVPHWANEGEVRAAEVPFRVTDGGSQVAAVRQGLGITTLPCFVGDADPLLVRVPGTDLHMYGTLWLLTQGEARKTKRVRLFTDFLFRRLVTHAPLLAGLSPARD, encoded by the coding sequence ATGATCGACTGGGACGACGTCCGCTATTTTCTGGCCGTGGCGCGCGCCGGCTCGGTGCGGGCGGCCGCCCATCGCCTCGGCGTGAACCACGCGACCGTGCTCCGGCGTGTCGGCCAGCTTGAGGACCGCCTCGGCGTGCAGATGTTCGAGAAGCTGCCGTCAGGCTACCGCATCACGAGCGCGGGCGAGGAGGTCCTCGAACTCGCGGACCGGATGGAGGCGACCTCGAACTTGCTGGAGGGCCGTGTCTTCGGTCGGGACCAGAGCGTGCGCGGGCTCCTGCGGGTGACACTCGCGCCGCCCCTCTCGACCCACCTCCTAATGCCTGACCTCGCCGAATTCGCGCGCCTGCATCCGGACATCGAGATGGACATCTCGTCATCCGGCGAGCTGGCGAACCTGACGAACCGGGAAGCCGACGTCGCGATCCGGGTCGTCTACGACCGCAAGAGCCTGCCGCTCAATCTCCACGGCCTGAAGGGGCCCGGCCTGTTCGGGGGCGTTTACGTCTCCCGCGACTGCATCGCCGCGCAGCGTGCAGGCGCGCCCGATCCCATCCGCTGGATCGTCATCAGCGCCCATGGGGTCCCGCACTGGGCCAACGAGGGAGAGGTTCGCGCCGCCGAGGTCCCGTTCAGGGTCACGGATGGCGGATCTCAGGTCGCGGCGGTCCGGCAAGGGCTCGGGATCACGACGCTGCCGTGTTTCGTTGGGGATGCCGACCCCCTCCTGGTCAGGGTGCCGGGGACCGACCTGCACATGTACGGGACGCTCTGGCTCCTCACTCAGGGAGAAGCGCGGAAGACGAAGCGCGTGCGGCTGTTCACCGATTTCCTGTTCCGCAGGCTTGTGACCCACGCTCCCCTGCTCGCCGGGTTAAGTCCAGCTCGCGATTGA
- a CDS encoding nuclear transport factor 2 family protein: MSIERNVRTVKNFFAAMGKGDGEALRALVAEDIEWIIPGKDWPLAGTHRGHAGLARLLKTASGSIETSTEPREFVAQGDRVLVVGFARGKVKATNNPFEDDWVFAITVRDGKLTSIREYVDTQALARAAETETALVPSSTGS; this comes from the coding sequence ATGAGCATCGAGCGGAACGTCCGGACCGTGAAGAACTTCTTCGCCGCGATGGGCAAGGGCGACGGGGAGGCTCTGCGGGCGCTGGTCGCCGAGGACATCGAGTGGATCATCCCGGGCAAGGACTGGCCGCTGGCGGGAACGCACCGCGGGCACGCGGGCTTGGCGAGGCTGCTCAAGACAGCGTCCGGGTCGATAGAGACGTCGACGGAGCCCCGAGAGTTCGTCGCCCAGGGCGACCGGGTGCTGGTGGTCGGCTTCGCCAGAGGGAAGGTCAAGGCCACGAACAACCCGTTCGAGGATGACTGGGTCTTCGCCATCACGGTCCGGGACGGCAAGCTGACCAGCATCCGGGAGTATGTCGACACCCAGGCCTTGGCGCGGGCCGCCGAGACGGAGACGGCCTTGGTGCCCTCGTCCACTGGGTCCTGA